The Camelina sativa cultivar DH55 chromosome 16, Cs, whole genome shotgun sequence sequence GAATCCTAACCGTGGATTGACCTCATCTTTGATTACCGATGTGATGATTCTATTCGAGAGAAACGGAACAAGCGGCTCCAAAGCTGGCTCTATGGGTTTCTTCTTGGCGAGGATACTGACGACCTCGCCGGAGATATTGAATTCCGAGTTACCGGAAGAGTAGGAACGTTGCATCCATGACGGCTTTGAATAGAACTGAATGACTGATCGAAATAACATCTGTGGTTTCATAGCAAATGCGAAGCGGATGAGAAACCAAATCTCATTGTTCGGGAGTTGATAGATGCAAAACTTAGGGTTTTACAAGGGGATTGGATCCCATGACTTTTAAACGAAGAACACCAATTGAGATAAGAAGAAATGGGCTGCAATACTGCGCCCCACCTTCACTTGGATTGGTCGGAGGGATTGGTCGGAGAAAGCTCACAAAATTTCCGGTGATCTGAAGTGATTTCAAATGCTTCGCCGGTTAAAGATGGAATGGAAgaaaatctctgaagatggGGAAGAAGACGGCTTTCTTTTCATCGTCAAGGGTTTTCTGCCATCGGAGCAAACTCTGGATCGACTTCACCCGGTTTTTGAGCAAACTCTGGAGCAAACCGGTATTGAGAATTAGTGGAAACGTCCCGGTTTGTGGTACAGAATAAAAATTGGCGCTTCATAcgtaaataaattagaaaactcAAAAATGCTGAATGAATACAAACAAATTCATACACATCTAGTTTCTGTTCCATCCGGTGTGGCACATTTTTCTTATGTCGTTATTGGGCCAACTATTGGGCCTTTTCCGTGTTTAGACATAAATTAgtgattttgaaatttgttacataaaaaaatctaattaaaattatcgAACTGATTAATAATGGAGCAAACTTCGGATGAAGTTGCTCCTCCAAAAATAGGTGTATGCCATTGATCGTAGAGAGCACACGGTATTCTTTAGTAAAAGGCGAAAGAATAGTTCGCTCTGTGCTCACTACATGGCTCCATGAGAAAGTAAGGAGAACCATTtgattcttttatatataaatcctTCGACGTCTAATATTGCTTTCATTCGATGTGGGACAAATGACTTCACTGGGCCGAAGATTCCTAACTGGCCGGGCTGTTCTGTTTTTCTCCATTTTACCGATTCCATTACATCTTCTATTAATCTGTATTCTGAACATAACTTTCATTCAGTTGTTAAGTGTAATGAAAATGGAACCCGAATTTCACTTTGTCTCTCTCACAGGTTAAGCTAATCTCTTACGTTCCAACGACcatgttttgtttaaaatgaaCATATGTAGCCAAGAGATAAAGCATCCAGAATATAATGAAACGACGAGCTATGCAACTGATCAGGTATGGAGGAGACTGCTAATCAGAGTTTCATCtctttttattaaataaggCCCCAaactaaaaactcaaaagaaacaGAGCCGCAGACAGAAATTTCAAGCCGACAATACTAATCGCTTGCTCGTCTGGCCATGAGCAAAACCAGACAACTTGTTATACAtataacaacacaaaagagagaagaaatgcAACATGAGGTTTCTCAAGCCTCGTCTAGAGCGAGAACTCCTGGAAGTGGCTTCCCCTCAAGAAGCTCCAAACTAGCACCACCACCGGTAGAGATGTGACTCATCTTGTCAGCCAAACCAACCTTCTCGACGGCAGCCACAGAGTCACCTCCTCCAATGATTGTGGTTACTCCCTTTCCGCTTAGTTCTGCAAGCTGCTTTGCTACAGCCTGATGGTGAAACAAGACAAGAGAGATTGGGTTAGTTACGTTGGGTTTCTTTGGTCAACAAACAGACATGTTGAAGACGGATGGATTTTGATAAAAAGGGTAAGTGTGTTTAGTTGCTCATACCTCAGTTCCAGCTGCAAACTTCTCGAATTCAAATACACCCATGGGACCATTCCAGAtgatggttttggttgtgtcCAAAGCTTCGCTGAATGTCTTAATGGAGTCTGGACCAATATCTAGACCCATCCACCCATCTGGGATGGCACTGGCTGGCACTATCTGCAAGAGTTACATAATTGTGTCAGCTTTAAACAGGCCAGATGAGTGCACAAACgctttattttcattcaagacCAATTGAGAGCCAACCACAATGATTGTGACAGTTACCTTGCTGTTAGCATCGGGACAAAACTTGTCAGCGATAACCACATCGGTTGGGAGCAAGAGCGAGACACCTTTGGCCTTTGCCTTCTCCATGAGTGACTTGGCCAAGTCAAGCTTGTCCTCTTCCACAAGGGAAGATCCAACTGAGAGTCCCTGTGCCTTGTAGAAAGTGAAGATCATACCTCCACCGAGCAGGAGGATGTCAACTGATGACAAGAGCGACTCAATCACACCAATTTTTGTTGAAACCTTTGAGCCTCCAACAATGGCAGCAAAAGGCTTCTTGGGGTTTGCCACAGCTCCGACAAGGTAATCAAGTTCCTAgacacaacaaaccaaaaaatagtCTGATCAGTAAATAAATAGACTCATCTAAGAAGACACTCTTTAATGATGCAAAATTTAAATACCTTCTGCATGAGGAAACCAGCAACTGAAGGCTTCAAATATTTGGCAACTCCCTCAGTGGAAGCATGAGCTCTGTGAGCAGTTCCGAAAGCATCATTAACGTAGACATCGGCAAGAGCAGCGAGCTTCTTTGCAAATTCAGGatcattcttctcttcttccgcATAGAACCTCACATtctccaacaacaaaacaccacCTTCAGGTAGTCCTGCAACCAACTTCTGGACTTCCTCACCAATAGAGTCGTTTGCCATTACAACCTATTaacacaagagagagagagagagagagagagagagagagagagttcagAACAGAGTAGTTAAAGGCTGCTGTTCATAAACCTTGCAAACctagaggaagaagagtaaCAAACCTCAACACCAAGAAGTTGAGACAATCTCGGC is a genomic window containing:
- the LOC104752392 gene encoding phosphoglycerate kinase, cytosolic-like gives rise to the protein MATKRSVGTLKEADLKGKSVFVRVDLNVPLDDNSNITDDTRIRAAVPTIKYLMGNGSRVVLCSHLGRPKGVTPKYSLKPLVPRLSQLLGVEVVMANDSIGEEVQKLVAGLPEGGVLLLENVRFYAEEEKNDPEFAKKLAALADVYVNDAFGTAHRAHASTEGVAKYLKPSVAGFLMQKELDYLVGAVANPKKPFAAIVGGSKVSTKIGVIESLLSSVDILLLGGGMIFTFYKAQGLSVGSSLVEEDKLDLAKSLMEKAKAKGVSLLLPTDVVIADKFCPDANSKIVPASAIPDGWMGLDIGPDSIKTFSEALDTTKTIIWNGPMGVFEFEKFAAGTEAVAKQLAELSGKGVTTIIGGGDSVAAVEKVGLADKMSHISTGGGASLELLEGKPLPGVLALDEA